A region of Panthera uncia isolate 11264 chromosome D4, Puncia_PCG_1.0, whole genome shotgun sequence DNA encodes the following proteins:
- the RUSC2 gene encoding AP-4 complex accessory subunit RUSC2 translates to MPLFEISRMDSPPKLTGETLIVHHIPLVHCQVPDRQCCGGAGGGSGSTRSNPFCPPELGITQTDQDLGQADSLLYNSLHSAPGGSARSADSTKSRVRDGRGPGAPKRHNPFLLQEGVAEPGLGDLYDDSTGDSATQQSFHLHGAGQPTLHLSPFQLPPPGPRVSRPWGATRSRAGVVEGQEQEPVATLDTQQCSTSHCCRPELEAETMELDECGGPGGSGSGGGASDTSGFSFDHEWKLSSDESPRNPRCSGSGPQHCRCSSTSSQSEAADQSMGYVSDSSCNSSDGVLVTFSTLYNKMHGNSRANLNSAPQSCSNSSFCSHSDPGAFYLDLQPSPAESKMSCESHHPDSGGREGSYGCPHASSPELDANCNSYRPHCEPCPAVADLTACFQSQARLVVATQNYYKLVTCDLSSQSSPSPAGSSITSCSEEHTKISPAPGPGPDPGPSQPSEYYLFQRPEVQPEEQEAVGSSVEAAAPVGPAVIEGQVYTNTSPPNLSTGRQRSRSCDRTLARSPPVRLGSLERMLSCPVRLSEGPTALAGPGAPPRRVTSFAELAKGRKKAAGSGSPPLRLSIGDSSQEFSPIQEAQQDRVGPLDEGVRCSHSLPPMPLGPGMDLVGPEPWSTQVCQGPQSNEMPPTGLRAAGQGPLAQLMDPGPALPGSPANSHTQKDARARADGGGAESRPVLRYSKEQRPTTLPIQPFVFQHHFPKQLAKARALHSLSQLYSLSGCGRAQQPAPLAAPTAQVPALAPSGESQAATNRGARKAGPELETSRPSPLGSYSPIRSAGPFGPSTDSSASTSCSPPPEQATATESPPPWNHSCPPVARPATSQQPQKEDQKILTLAEYRLHGTGSLPPLGSWRSSLSRAESLARGGGEGSMASRPNNANHLSPQALKWREYRRKNPLGPPGLSGSLDRRPQETRLARRNPIFEFPGSFSAAGHLNCRMNGQVVKPLPLTCPDFQDPFSLTEKPPAEFCLSPDGNSEAISIDLLQKKGLVKAVNTAVDLIVAHFGTSRDAGVKAKLGNSSVSPNVGHLVLKYLCPAVQAVLEDGLKAFVLDVIIGQRKNMPWSVVEASTQLGPSTKVLHGLYNKVSQFPELTSHTMRFNAFILGLLNIRSLEFWFNHLYNHEDIIQTHYQPWGFLSAAHTVCPSLFEELLLLLQPLALLPFSLDLLFQHRLLQSGQQQRQHKELLRVSQDLLLSAHSTLQLARARGQEGPGDTERAVHGERVKGVGASEGGEDEEEEETEEVAEAAGGPGRGRWARGGQAGWWYQLMQSSQVYIDGSAECSRFPRGGSSSSSEKKKGSGSGGPPPREGVVEGAEACPAPEETLGRDRGWPFWMGSPPDSVLAELRRSREREGSTAPSAENEEGASEPSPGGIKWGHLFGSRKAQRETRPANRLPSDWLSLDKSMFQLVAQTVGARREPEPRESLQEPPSPALPSKPPCEVKALCHHLATGPGQLSFHKGDILRVLGPAGGDWLRCSRGPDTGLVPLAYVTLTPTPSPTPGSSQN, encoded by the exons ATGCCCTTGTTCGAAATTTCCAGAATGGATAGTCCCCCAAAGCTGACTGGAGAGACCCTCATCGTCCACCACATCCCCCTGGTGCACTGTCAAGTCCCAGACAGACAGTGCtgtggaggggcaggtgggggtagTGGGAGCACAAGATCCAATCCCTTCTGCCCACCTGAGCTGGGCATCACCCAGACTGATCAAGACCTAGGACAAGCTGACTCGCTGCTATACAACAGTCTGCACTCTGCTCCGGGGGGATCTGCGCGGTCTGCAGACAGCACGAAGAGTAGGGTGCGGGATGGAAGAGGCCCCGGGGCCCCTAAACGACACAATCCCTTCCTGCTACAGGAAGGTGTGGCTGAGCCAGGACTTGGTGACCTATATGATGACAGCACTGGTGATAGTGCCACCCAGCAGTCCTTCCACCTGCATGGGGCTGGTCAGCCCACCTTACATCTGTCCCCTTTCCAGCTGCCACCACCTGGGCCTAGAGTGAGCAGGCCATGGGGGGCAACACGTAGTCGGGCTGGAGTAGTGGAAGGGCAGGAGCAGGAGCCAGTGGCCACCTTGGATACCCAGCAGTGCAGCACCAGCCACTGCTGCCGGCCAGAACTGGAAGCGGAGACCATGGAACTGGATGAGTGTGGGGGACCTGGTGGGagtggcagtgggggtggagCCAGTGATACCTCTGGCTTTTCCTTTGATCACGAATGGAAACTCAGTTCAGATGAATCCCCAAGGAACCCAAGATGCTCAGGCTCAGGACCTCAGCACTGCCGCTGCAGTAGCACATCCAGTCAGTCTGAGGCGGCTGACCAGTCCATGGGCTATGTGAGTGACTCCTCCTGCAACAGCTCAGACGGTGTGCTGGTCACCTTCAGCACCCTCTACAACAAGATGCATGGCAACTCCCGTGCCAATCTCAACTCCGCCCCACAGTCTTGCAGCAACTCTTCCTTCTGCAGCCACTCAGACCCTGGCGCCTTCTACCTGGACCTGCAGCCCTCCCCAGCTGAGTCTAAGATGTCTTGTGAGTCCCACCACCCCgacagtgggggaagggaggggagctaTGGCTGTCCTCATGCCTCGTCTCCTGAGCTCGATGCCAACTGCAACTCCTACCGCCCACACTGTGAGCCCTGCCCAGCTGTGGCTGACCTCACAGCCTGCTTCCAGAGCCAGGCCCGTCTTGTTGTGGCCACACAGAATTACTACAAACTTGTCACCTGTGACCTGTCCTCCCAATCATCCCCAAGCCCAGCTGGCTCTTCCATCACCAGCTGCTCTGAGGAACACACCAAGATAAGCCCGGCACCAGGCCCTGGTCCAGACCCTGGCCCCAGCCAGCCCTCTGAGTATTACCTAttccagaggccagaagtccagcCAGAGGAGCAAGAAGCAGTGGGTTCCTCAGTGGAAGCAGCAGCTCCTGTGGGCCCCGCTGTGATCGAGGGGCAAGTGTACACTAACACTTCACCCCCCAACCTTAGCACTGGACGCCAACGCTCTCGAAGCTGTGATCGCACCCTGGCGCGCAGCCCTCCTGTCCGCCTGGGCTCACTGGAACGCATGTTGAGTTGCCCAGTGCGCCTGAGTGAGGGTCCTACAGCCCTCGCTGGGCCTGGCGCCCCGCCTAGGCGGGTCACCTCCTTCGCCGAGCTCGCCAAAGGCCGGAAGAAAGCTGCAGGCTCTGGCTCTCCGCCACTTCGACTGAGCATTGGAGACTCCTCCCAGGAGTTCTCACCCATCCAAGAAGCCCAACAAGATAGGGTGGGCCCACTGGATGAGGGCGTTCGCTGTAGCCATAGCCTACCACCCATGCCTTTGGGGCCAGGCATGGACCTAGTTGGCCCAGAGCCCTGGTCCACCCAGGTCTGTCAGGGCCCCCAGTCCAATGAGATGCCACCTACTGGCCTCAGAGCTGCTGGGCAAGGCCCCCTGGCCCAGCTGATGGATCCAGGGCCTGCTCTCCCAGGGAGCCCAGCCAACAGCCATACACAGAAGGATGCAAGAGCTAGAGCTGACG GAGGTGGTGCTGAGAGCCGACCAGTCCTTCGCTACAGCAAGGAGCAGAGGCCTACCACGCTGCCCATCCAGCCCTTCGTGTTCCAGCACCACTTCCCCAAGCAGTTGGCCAAGGCCCGAGCCCTCCACAGCCTTTCCCAGCTCTACAGCCTCTCTGGTTGTGGCCGTGCACAGCAGCCTGCCCCACTGGCTGCCCCCACTGCTCAAGTTCCAGCCTTAGCTCCCTCAGGGGAGTCGCAGGCAGCCACCAACAGAGGTGCCAGGAAAGCTGGTCCTGAGCTAGAAACCTCACGGCCGTCACCCCTGGGTAGCTACTCCCCCATCCGCAGTGCTGGCCCCTTTGGGCCCAGCACCGATTCTTCTGCTTCCACCTCGTGCTCCCCTCCTCCAGAGCAAGCCACAGCCACAGAAAGCCCACCCCCATGGAACCACTCCTGTCCTCCTGTTGCCCGGCCTGCCACCTCGCAGCAGCCACAGAAGGAGGATCAGAAGATACTGACCTTGGCTGAGTACCGTCTCCATGGAACAGGAAGTTTgcctcctctgggctcctggaGATCTAGCCTCAGTCGAGCAGAAAGTCTAGCCCGGGGAGGTGGTGAGGGCAGCATGGCCTCCAGGCCCAATAATG CCAACCACCTGTCCCCTCAAGCACTCAAGTGGCGGGAATACAGGAGGAAGAACCCACTAGGGCCACCTGGATTGTCAGGGAGCCTAGACCGAAGGCCGCAGGAAACTCGACTGGCCCGAAGGAACCCCATCTTTGAATTCCCTGGCTCCTTCAGTGCTGCTGGCCATCTGAACTGCCGGATGAATG GTCAAGTAGTAAAGCCATTACCGCTGACCTGCCCTGACTTCCAAGACCCCTTTTCCTTGACTGAGAAGCCTCCAGCTGAGTTTTGTCTGTCCCCAGATGGCAACTCAGAGGCCATTTCCATTGACCTACTTCAGAAAAAAG GGCTGGTGAAAGCAGTTAACACTGCTGTGGACCTCATTGTGGCCCATTTTGGCACAAGCCGGGATGCTGGGGTGAAG GCAAAGCTGGGGAATAGTTCTGTGAGCCCCAATGTGGGCCACCTGGTTCTGAAGTACTTGTGCCCTGCGGTCCAGGCTGTGCTGGAGGATGGGCTCAAGGCCTTTGTGCTAGATGTCATCATTGGGCAACGTAAGAACATGCCGTGGAGTGTGGTTGAGGCTTCCACACAGCTGG GCCCATCTACCAAGGTCCTGCATGGCCTCTACAACAAAGTCAGCCAATTCCCAGAGCTCACCAGTCACACCATGCGTTTCAACGCCTTCATTCTTGGCCTGCTCAA CATCCGGTCCCTGGAGTTCTGGTTTAACCACCTCTATAACCACGAAG ATATCATCCAGACCCACTACCAGCCGTGGGGCTTCCTGAGTGCAGCACACACTGTGTGCCCTAGCCTCTTTgaggagctgctgctgctgctacagCCCCTGGCCCTGCTGCCCTTCAGCCTCGACTTGCTGTTCCAGCACCGGCTGCTGCAAAGTgggcagcagcagcggcagcacaAGGAGCTGCTGCGGGTGTCCCAGGACCTACTGCTGTCCGCCCACTCAACATTGCAGCTGGCCCGGGCTCGGGGCCAGGAGGGCCCTGGAGACACGGAGAGGGCAGTCCATGGGGAGCGGGTGAAGGGTGTGGGTGCCTCAGAAGGTGGagaggatgaagaggaagaggagacagaagaggtGGCAGAGGCAGCTGGGGGCCCAGGGCGTGGCAGGTGGGCCCGAGGCGGGCAGGCCGGCTGGTGGTACCAGCTCATGCAGAGTTCCCAGGTCTACATCGATGGCTCAGCTGAGTGCTCTAGGTTCCCCCGTGGTGGCAGCAGTAGCagcagtgagaaaaagaaagggtcaGGAAGTGGGGGGCCACCCCCTCGAGAGGGAGTAGTCGAGGGGGCGGAGGCCTGCCCTGCCCCTGAGGAGACCCTTGGCCGGGATAGGGGCTGGCCCTTCTGGATGGGGAGCCCCCCTGATTCTGTGCTGGCTGAGCTGAGGCGCAGCCGGGAGAGGGAAGGGTCCACTGCCCCCTCAGCAGAAAATGAGGAAGGAGCCTCAGAACCTTCACCTGGGGGCATCAAGTGGGGCCACCTCTTTGGCTCCCGAAAGGCTCAGCGTGAGACCCGGCCCGCAAACAG GCTACCCTCTGACTGGCTGAGCCTGGACAAGTCCATGTTCCAACTAGTGGCACAGACAGTGGGTGCCCGCCGGGAGCCAGAGCCCAGGGAGAGCCTGCAGGAGCCACCCTCTCCAGCTCTGCCCTCCAAGCCTCCATG CGAGGTGAAGGCACTGTGCCATCATCTGGCCACAGGCCCTGGACAGCTGAGCTTCCACAAGGGAGATATCCTCCGGGTGCTGGGGCCAGCTGGAGGAGACTGGCTGCGCTGCAGCCGCGGCCCCGACACCGGCCTGGTGCCACTGGCCTATGTGACCTTGACCCCAACTCCAAGTCCAACCCCTGGAAGCAGCCAAAACTGA
- the FAM166B gene encoding protein FAM166B isoform X1: MGRPYSEFSLPHLADCICSGVDKPPWTQYTEPRVWAPRETKGTAWIPMAMASTFIPGLNPQNPHYIPGYTGHCPLLRFSMGQTYGQMTGQLLRGVPGLAWPPAHRTLLPPIRPPPSPEVPRGRPSVRRGHERLSSSMIPGYTGFVPQAQFLFAKNCSQVWTEALNDFTQWSGGQRSQELPKEAKGEKDVGKDQEPKPESELEAEKELEPGQEAEQASPYSMDDKDPRKFFMPGFTGYVPRARFLFGSSFPVLTNRALQEFGQMYSRGRSQKDPKHLPPLSRTYPQNLGLLPNYGGYVPGYKFQFGRTYGHLTHDALGLSTLQKQLLV, encoded by the exons ATGGGGAGGCCCTACTCAGAATTTTCCCTGCCCCACTTGGCCGACTGCATTTGTTCTGGAGTAGACAAACCA CCCTGGACACAGTACACAGAGCCCAGAGTTTGGGctccaagggaaacaaaaggaactGCCTGGATTCCCATGGCTATGGCCAGCACCTTCATACCAGGGCTGAACCCCCAGAACCCTCATTATATCCCAGG GTACACCGGACACTGCCCACTACTTCGGTTCAGCATGGGCCAGACCTATGGGCAGATGACTGGTCAGCTACTTCGAGGAgttcctggcctggcctggccccctGCCCATCGCACACTTCTGCCTCCCATCCGGCCTCCACCATCTCCTGAGGTTCCCAGAGGAAGACCATCTGTCAGGCGTGGACATGAAAGGCTCAGTTCCAGCATGATCCCAGGGTACACAG gtTTTGTACCCCAGGCACAGTTCCTCTTTGCCAAGAACTGTAGCCAGGTCTGGACTGAGGCTCTGAATGATTTCACTCAGTGGTCTGGGGGACAAAGGAGTCAAGAACTGCCGAAGGAAGCCAAGGGAGAAAAAGACGTGGGGAAAGACCAAGAACCAAAGCCAGAGtcagagctggaggcagagaaggagctgGAGCCGGGGCAAGAGGCAGAACAA GCTTCCCCCTATTCCATGGATGACAAAGATCCTCGCAAGTTCTTCATGCCAG GCTTCACTGGTTATGTGCCCCGGGCCCGCTTCCTCTTCGGCTCCAGCTTTCCTGTGCTCACCAACCGGGCACTGCAGGAATTTGGACAGATGTATTCAAGGGGCAGATCCCAGAAGGATCCCAAACATCTCCCCCCACTTTCTAGGACCTACCCTCAGAACCTGGGCCTGTTACCTAACTATGGAGGCTATGTGCCAG GGTATAAGTTCCAGTTCGGTCGCACGTATGGGCATCTCACCCATGATGCACTGGGCCTCAGCACCCTCCAGAAGCAGCTCCTGGTATAG
- the FAM166B gene encoding protein FAM166B isoform X2, translating into MGRPYSEFSLPHLADCICSGVDKPPWTQYTEPRVWAPRETKGTAWIPMAMASTFIPGLNPQNPHYIPGYTGHCPLLRFSMGQTYGQMTGQLLRGVPGLAWPPAHRTLLPPIRPPPSPEVPRGRPSVRRGHERLSSSMIPGYTGFVPQAQFLFAKNCSQVWTEALNDFTQWSGGQRSQELPKEAKGEKDVGKDQEPKPESELEAEKELEPGQEAEQASPYSMDDKDPRKFFMPGPTLRTWACYLTMEAMCQGISSSSVARMGISPMMHWASAPSRSSSWYRYLDFRFCLPFLPIPAILLQGREVGRRVGGGTKKNGLEAEHLFY; encoded by the exons ATGGGGAGGCCCTACTCAGAATTTTCCCTGCCCCACTTGGCCGACTGCATTTGTTCTGGAGTAGACAAACCA CCCTGGACACAGTACACAGAGCCCAGAGTTTGGGctccaagggaaacaaaaggaactGCCTGGATTCCCATGGCTATGGCCAGCACCTTCATACCAGGGCTGAACCCCCAGAACCCTCATTATATCCCAGG GTACACCGGACACTGCCCACTACTTCGGTTCAGCATGGGCCAGACCTATGGGCAGATGACTGGTCAGCTACTTCGAGGAgttcctggcctggcctggccccctGCCCATCGCACACTTCTGCCTCCCATCCGGCCTCCACCATCTCCTGAGGTTCCCAGAGGAAGACCATCTGTCAGGCGTGGACATGAAAGGCTCAGTTCCAGCATGATCCCAGGGTACACAG gtTTTGTACCCCAGGCACAGTTCCTCTTTGCCAAGAACTGTAGCCAGGTCTGGACTGAGGCTCTGAATGATTTCACTCAGTGGTCTGGGGGACAAAGGAGTCAAGAACTGCCGAAGGAAGCCAAGGGAGAAAAAGACGTGGGGAAAGACCAAGAACCAAAGCCAGAGtcagagctggaggcagagaaggagctgGAGCCGGGGCAAGAGGCAGAACAA GCTTCCCCCTATTCCATGGATGACAAAGATCCTCGCAAGTTCTTCATGCCAG GACCTACCCTCAGAACCTGGGCCTGTTACCTAACTATGGAGGCTATGTGCCAG GGTATAAGTTCCAGTTCGGTCGCACGTATGGGCATCTCACCCATGATGCACTGGGCCTCAGCACCCTCCAGAAGCAGCTCCTGGTATAGGTACCTGGACTTCAGGTtctgtcttccctttcttcctatcCCAGCCATCCTTTTGCAAGGAAGAGAGGTGGGccgcagggtggggggaggcacaaAGAAAAATGGTTTGGAGGCCGAGCACCTTTTTTATTAA